In the genome of uncultured Paludibaculum sp., the window CGCCACGCCCGAATATCCTCTTTGTCCTGGCCGACGATCTCGGCTACGGAGATCTGGCATGCTACGGCCAGACGAGGATCCAGACGCCGAACATCGATCGCCTCGCCGCCGAGGGCATCCGCTTCGGCTCCGCTTATGCCGGTTCGACCGTGTGCGCGCCATCCCGCTGTTCCCTGATGACGGGCCTGCACACGGGCCACGCCCACACGCGCGGCAACAAGGGGAACGACCTGCCGTTGCGGCCCAGCGACATCACCGTGACAGAACTCCTGAAGCAGGCGGGCTACCGCACCGGCCTCTTCGGCAAGTGGAGTCTGGGGCAGTTGGGCACCACCGGTTATCCGACGAAGAAGGGCTGGGACGAGTGGTTCGGTTTCTTCTCGCAGCTCCATGCGCACAATTACTACCCCGAGCATCTGCTCAACCAGGACGGCAGCTTCATGCTGCGTGGCAACATGGGCACGCAACACAAGGACTACGCGCCCGACCTCTTCACGCAGCACGCAGTCAGCTTTCTGGAGAGGCAGCCGGCGACGCAACCGTTCTTCCTGCATGTCTGCTACACGCAGCCGCATGCCAACAACGAAATGGGCCGGGACACGGGCAACGGCATGCAGGTGCCCTCCGATCAGCCGTACTCCGATCGCAACTGGCCGCAGGTGGAGAAGAACTTCGCGGCCATGATCACGCGCATGGACTCGGACGTGGGCCAACTAATGACAACGTTGAAGCGCAAGGGCATGGACCAGAACACCCTGGTGATCTTCGCGTCCGACAATGGCCCACACAAGGAGGGCGGCCACTCGCCGTCGTTCTTCGAGAGCTCAGGCCCCCTGCGTGGCATCAAGCGGGACTTGACCGAGGGCGGAATCCGCGTACCCTGCGTGGCTCGCTGGCCGAAGGCCATCAAAGCTGGTCAGGTGAGCGAGTTCCCCTGGGCTTTTTGGGACATCCTGCCCACTTTCGCGGAGCTCGCCGGAGTGGACACCCCCAAGGGTCTGGACGGCACCTCCATCGTGCCGACATTGATAGGCAAGACGCAGCAGCCGCACGAGTACTTCTACTGGGAGTTCCACGAACTGGGCTTCCACCAGGCCGTCCGCACGGGCAATTGGAAGGGCATCCGCAAAGGGCCGGATCTGCCGATCGAACTATACGACCTGGCGACGGACCTCAGCGAGCATCACGACGTGTCGGCCGCGAATCCAACGGTGGTCGCGCGCATCAAGCAGATCATGGCCACGGCCAGGACAGACTCACCGGACTTCCCGATATTGACTCCAGAGCAGGCAAAGAAGCGGGCGTTGCCGATGTAAGTATTCCTCTGGAGAGGGCGGGTTTTTGCGTTGACAGAGTAACCACAACTGGTTACCATTGACTAGTGAAGGCGAGCGAACTCCGGCGTTGGCGCCGGAAGCGCGGCTGCAAATTCGTAGAAGAGTCTCGCCACACCAGGATTATTCTCGGTTCGAAGATTTCGCGCATGCCCCGACATCCTGCGAAGGACATCAAGACGGGTACGCTGCAGAGCATTTTGAGCGATCTCGGCTTAACGATGTGAGGAGTCCCATGGAACAATACCTGGCCCGGTTCGAACCTGATGCTGTGGATGGCGGCTACGTGGTCACCTTTCCCGACTTCGGCTATGGCGTGACTCAGGGTGAAAGCCTGGAGGAGGCTATGGAGATGGCGCGGGACCTGTTGCTGCTGACCATCAGTGACTACATCCGGGCAGGCAAACCGCTGCCACCACCGGTTCGGCGCCGAGGCTCCAAGTTCCACCCTGTTCCTCTGACCGCTCTGCAGTCCGCGAAAGTCGATCTTTACGCATCGTTCCAGGCATCCGGCCTGAAGAAGGCCGAGTTAGCCCGGCGTATCGGGATCCCGAAGACACACATCGAGAGACTGTTCTCGTTGCGACATCACTCGCGGCTCGACCAGATTGAGGCGGCATTCGCCGCTCTCGGCAAGCGACTGCACATCGAAGCACGCGACGCGGCGTAGCCCGGCTGCATGAGGACGACGGTCACTCTGGATCCGGATGTGGAGCGGCTCATCAGGGACGCAATGCGCGAGCGATCCATCTCCTTCAAACAGGCCTTGAATGAGGCGGCACGACTTGGCCTTCGCGGCACGGCGTCCAAACCGTCCCGGAAGTTTACCCAGAAGACCTTCCGGATGGGCCAAACACAAGAGTTCCGTTGCGACAAGGCGCTGGCTACCGCTGACGCCCTCGAGGACGAGGAACCCACCAGCTTGAACCCTCCACAGTAGCTCACGGACCCGCCAGAACCCCGCGCCCGTCCGCCTCACTCATACCGCAATGCACGAATCGGATCCAACCGCGCCGCGCGCCGCGCCGGCAGCAGGCACGCCAACAGCGTCACCACGGCCAGCAACGCCGCCGTGCCAGCGAAGATCACCGGATCCCTCGGCTTCACCTCATGCAGCAGGCTCTCCATCACCCGGCCCGCGGCGAACGCACCCACCAAGCCCAGTGCGAACCCCGCAAACGCCAGGCTCATCCCCTGTCGCAGGACGTCGCCTAGCACACGCGTCCGGGTGGCGCCCAGCGACATGCGGATGCCGATCTCATGCGTCCGCTGCGTCACCACATAGGACAACACGCCGTAGATCCCAATCGCGGCCAGTAACGCCGCCAACGCCGCGAACGAACCCACCAGCGAACTCAGGAACCGCTGGCCTCGTGAGTTGTCGTCCACTACCTCGGCGATGGTTCGCTCCCGATAGAGGGCCAGGTTGGCGTCGATTCCGGCCAGCGCCCGCCGGACAGCAGGCGCAATGCTGGACGACGGTACCGACGTGTGCAGCGTCAGGAAGACGCGCTCCGGAGCATAGAGCGCATCGTACGCCTCCGGCTGCGGCTTCTCCGTCAGCCCCCACTGCCGGACGTCGCCCACCACACCCACCACCTGGCGCCACGGGCCGTTCTCATCCCCACCGCCGCCCGCGAACATCTGCCCCACGGGGTCCTCCCCCGGCCACAGCGTTCGCGCCATCGTCGCGTTGATGACATTCGCGTACACCATCTGGTTGCGCTGCGCGGCCGGGAGCCTCGTCCCTTTCTCCCAGGCCTCGCGCCGGATGGTGTCCAATTCCATGGCATGCCGCGTGTCCGTCTCTGTCGGCAACCGGCCTTTCAACAGCGGAATGCCCATCGTCCGGAAGTAATCGGGCGTCACCCGATGGGACTCCACCAGCGGGCCGCTCATCCGCTGTGAGACCTTGCCACGGATCTGCACGTAGTAGTTGCTGCCGCCTTCCAGAGGCAGGCGGTCACTCAGCGAGGCAACCTGCACACCGGGGATCCCGCGCGCCTGCTCCAACAACTGCCGCGCGAAGGCCGCACGCTGCGGGTCCGTTTTGTAGATCGCCTCAGGCAACTGAATCGCCCCAGTCCAGATTCCATCCCGCCGTACCCCGATCTCGACCCCGCGCACACGCGCGAAGTCTTTCAACAACAGGCCGGCGCAGATCAGCAGGATCATCGACAGCGCGATCTCGCCCACCACCAGCCCATTGCTCATCAACCGCCGCCGACGGCCCGGACTGATGGAACTGCCCGCTCCACCCTTCAGTTCGTCGAACAAATCAGGCCGCGACGCCTGGAATGCCGGAGCCAGGCCGAACAGCACCCCGGTCACCACCGTGAGGCCAAAGGCGAAAAGCAACACCGATGCGCTCAACTCGATCTTGTTGAAGCTCGGCAGCGTAAAGCTCTTGATCTTGGGCAGCAGGGTGATCAACCCCCAGCCCAGCAGCACGCCCAAGGCACCACCGACCAAAGAAAGCAGCAGGCTTTCGGTCAACATCTGCCGAAGCAGGCGCAGGCGGGACGCGCCCAGCGAACTCCGCACCGCCATCTCCTTCTGCCGGCTCACGGCCCGGGAAAGCAGCAGATTGGCGATGTTGGCGCAGGCAATCAGCAGCACCAGGCCCACAGCCCCGAGCATCATCAACAGTGAGGTGCGCGACTTGCCGGCCAGATCCTCCTGCAGTGGCACGACAACGGCCCCCACCTTATGATTCGAATCCGGGAATGCCTTCTCCAGCCGCGCGGCAATCAGAGCCACGTCCGCCCGCGCCTTCTCCACAGCCACACCCGGCTTCATCCGGCCGATGGCGTTGAACGAGTGGCTGCCCCGTTCGCCCAGCCCCCGGCCCGACATGTCCAGCGGGGTCCACAGCCGCGCCTCGAAGGGGAAGTTGAACCCCTCCGGCATCACGCCAACAACTGTGTACTTGCGCGCATTCAACTCCAGCACCTGCCCGACGGCCTTCGGATCGCCGCCGAACCGGCTCTGCCAGAGGGCATAGCCCAGAATCACGACATCGTCCTTGCCCGGCTGATCCTCGCCCACCGCCCACGTTCGGCCCAACAACGGAGAAACGCCAAGTAACGAGAAGAAATTGGACTCGGTCGGCACCACCCGCACCGGATCCGGCTGCCCGTGGCCGCTGAGGTTCATATCGGTCGGCCAGAAGTACAGAGTCATGTCGGAAAACGTACTGTTCTGCGTCTTCCAGTCCAGGAAGTCAGGCCCGGTGAAGGGATACTTGCCGGGTGCCGCTTCGGTCTCGTAAAGACGGACAAGCCGGTCCGGATTTGGATACGGCAGCGGGCGCAGCAACACCGCATCCATGATGCTGAAGATGGCGGTATTGGCGCCGATGCCGGCGGCCAGAGTGAGGGCGGCGGTAACCGCGAAACCACGTGATTTCAGAAGAGTCCGGAAGGCATATCGCAAGTCTTGCAGGAGGGTTTGCATGGTACTACCTTTGCTACGCGCGCAGCGCGGCCAATCTATCCGATCACATGCTAATACGGACAATGGCAGGCTTTGTTAGCTAAATCTGCAGACCAAAGTTGAGGCCACATCCAGACCCTCCACCTCCGTTGGCTCCAACGGGGCGTTGACGTGGTCATTGTTATACTACGGAATCCATGGCAGCGGACGACGGTAGCGACTCATACTGGCCGAGACTGGCGCAATCCTATGCAGCCGTTGGACCGCCGCTTCGTCCCTCACCCGAGGACATTCAGTTCATGCAGCAGACAGTGGCCGAGTGGGCTGCTCCGCGTTCGTCTCAGCCGATGCGAAGCCTCCTGCTCGGCGTCACTCCGGACATCGCCCTGATGCCGTGGCCGCCGACAATGTCTCTGATCGCCATGGATAGCGCCTGCGGCATGGTGCGTTCCGTGTGGCCGGGCGATCTTCCAGGACGGCGCCATGCGCTCTGCGCGAATTGGTCGTCGCTGCCTCTGCCCGCTGCCTCGTGCGATATCGTCCTCGGCGACGGTTCCATGAACTGCCTTCGATTCCCCGGGCCCGTCCGGGCACTGGCGGAGAGCGTCCATTCCGTTTTGCGCGAGGACGGCCTCTTCCTGCTGCGCTGCTACGCCCGCCCCACGCCGTGCGAGCGTCCCGAGGACGTCTTTACCGACCTCCTCCGCAATGCGATCTCGACGTTTCACCACTTCAAGTTCCGCCTGCTGATGGCCGTCCAGCAGACGCCCGAGCAAGGCGTCTGTGTCAACGATGTCTATACCGCCTGGGCGCGGCGGCACATCGACGTGCCGGCTCTCTGTGCACAGACCGGATGGGCCCCCGAGACCGTCCGAACAATCGATCTTTACCAGGGAAGCGCCACGGTCCACACCTTCCCCTCCCTGCCGGACTTCCGCTCGGTCCTTGACGACCTTTTTGAGGAAGTGTCAGTTTCGATACACTCCTACGAGTTGAGCGAATGTTGCCCGACCCTGGTCATGCGGCCCCGGCGGGCGGGATGCCTCTCGAAAGGAACGCGTTGACCGGTGCCTCTACCCAAAGCCTGACATCCATGCAACAGGGCATGATTCGCGCCCTGTTGCGCGCCCCGCGCTCCGGCGTCTACATCATTCAGGACGTATGCGAATTCGCCGGCCCCGTCCACCTGCCCCACCTGCAACAGTCCTGGCAGATCGTGGCCGAAGCTCATCCCGCCCTGCGCACCCGCATTGTTCGTGTGGGCGCCACTGCACATGACGCAGTGATCGAAGAGCACCCGCAATGGAAGTGGCGCGAGATTCACACCTCCGATGTCGATGCGTTTCTTCTGGAGGACTGGCAGCGCGGGTTCGACTTCGACCAGGGCGTGCCCATGCGCTTCGCGCTGCTGCGGCAGTCCGAGCAATCGTCGACCCTGGTCTGGACCGTCCACCATGCACTCGTCGACGGCCGGTCGTTGCTGACGGTGTGGCGTGCCTGGATGGAAGCCTACGATTGCCTGTGCCGCTCCGGGCCCGCCGTGGCAACGCCGGAATGCGAGTTCCCTACGGCCCTCCGGGTCACCAAAGCGGATGAAGCCGCAACGAACCCCGACCGTCAGGGAGGGGTCCCCTCCGCGTTGCGAACCGCGCACGTCAGTAAGCGGGCGCCCGCTTCCGGTGCATCTTCAATGGAGGCGCCTCCCACCCCCATCGCGCAGGATGAAGCGCGGCCCTATTGGCAGACAACGCTGGCGGGCACCCCGCAGACGACCGGGTTTCTCTACGACCGTGCCTGGCTGCCGCCCGATCCCGATCAACCGGTCCATCAGAAGGAGACGCTCACATTCTCCGCGCAGCGCAGCGCGGAGATCACCAGCTTCGCCAGCCACCATGGAGTGACGGTGAACACCCTGGTGTTGGGTGCCTGGGCTCTATTGTTGAGCCGCTATAGCGGGCGCGATGACGTCATCTTCGGCGTCACACGCACTGGTCGCCAACGGCCGCGGACGGGCACCGACAACCGCGTGGGCGTCTTCATCAACACGCTGCCCTTTCGAGTCGCTGTCCCGCCGGATGCGCTGCCGGGCCCCTGGCTGCGCCAGTTGCGGGCACAGTGGGTGTTGCAGGGGACCTACGGAAACACACCCCTGGACAAGGTCGTCGAATGGGGCGAGCTTCCAGTGGGGCAGGCGCCGTTCGACACCGTGCTGGTCTACGATCACGAGCCGCCGGGCGACACCCTGCGCCAGTTGGGCGGCACCTGGCTCAACCGCTCGCTGCGGCGTCTGCAGCGTACCGAGTCTCCCCTCACTCTGGTTGCTTACGGGCGCCCGGTCGTTCGCCTCGAAGTGGTTTTCGATACCCGCCGTTTCAGCCCGCATACCGTCGCGGCGATGGTCCGTCATCTCTACAACCTGCTGGACGGTCTCGTCGGTCCGCCCGACGGCCCGCTGGGTGAGTTGCGAATGGTGACCGGTGCCGAGGAGCGGTGGTTGCTGGAAGAGGTGAACCCCGCCCGCACGCCGCGGCGGCACGTGCAATGCGCCCACGAGTTGTTTGAGGAGCAGGCACGCCTTCGTCCAGAGAACGCCGCCCTCGAATCGCGCGACTCCGTCCTCAGCTACCAGGAACTGGACCGCCGCGCCAATGGCATCGCCTGGCAACTGCGAGAGCGTGGCATCGGCGTGGAAGACCTTGT includes:
- a CDS encoding type II toxin-antitoxin system HicB family antitoxin, giving the protein MEQYLARFEPDAVDGGYVVTFPDFGYGVTQGESLEEAMEMARDLLLLTISDYIRAGKPLPPPVRRRGSKFHPVPLTALQSAKVDLYASFQASGLKKAELARRIGIPKTHIERLFSLRHHSRLDQIEAAFAALGKRLHIEARDAA
- a CDS encoding arylsulfatase, coding for MQRRQFLQSLSAAALAPVVSAPRPNILFVLADDLGYGDLACYGQTRIQTPNIDRLAAEGIRFGSAYAGSTVCAPSRCSLMTGLHTGHAHTRGNKGNDLPLRPSDITVTELLKQAGYRTGLFGKWSLGQLGTTGYPTKKGWDEWFGFFSQLHAHNYYPEHLLNQDGSFMLRGNMGTQHKDYAPDLFTQHAVSFLERQPATQPFFLHVCYTQPHANNEMGRDTGNGMQVPSDQPYSDRNWPQVEKNFAAMITRMDSDVGQLMTTLKRKGMDQNTLVIFASDNGPHKEGGHSPSFFESSGPLRGIKRDLTEGGIRVPCVARWPKAIKAGQVSEFPWAFWDILPTFAELAGVDTPKGLDGTSIVPTLIGKTQQPHEYFYWEFHELGFHQAVRTGNWKGIRKGPDLPIELYDLATDLSEHHDVSAANPTVVARIKQIMATARTDSPDFPILTPEQAKKRALPM
- a CDS encoding class I SAM-dependent methyltransferase; amino-acid sequence: MQQTVAEWAAPRSSQPMRSLLLGVTPDIALMPWPPTMSLIAMDSACGMVRSVWPGDLPGRRHALCANWSSLPLPAASCDIVLGDGSMNCLRFPGPVRALAESVHSVLREDGLFLLRCYARPTPCERPEDVFTDLLRNAISTFHHFKFRLLMAVQQTPEQGVCVNDVYTAWARRHIDVPALCAQTGWAPETVRTIDLYQGSATVHTFPSLPDFRSVLDDLFEEVSVSIHSYELSECCPTLVMRPRRAGCLSKGTR
- a CDS encoding ABC transporter permease — translated: MQTLLQDLRYAFRTLLKSRGFAVTAALTLAAGIGANTAIFSIMDAVLLRPLPYPNPDRLVRLYETEAAPGKYPFTGPDFLDWKTQNSTFSDMTLYFWPTDMNLSGHGQPDPVRVVPTESNFFSLLGVSPLLGRTWAVGEDQPGKDDVVILGYALWQSRFGGDPKAVGQVLELNARKYTVVGVMPEGFNFPFEARLWTPLDMSGRGLGERGSHSFNAIGRMKPGVAVEKARADVALIAARLEKAFPDSNHKVGAVVVPLQEDLAGKSRTSLLMMLGAVGLVLLIACANIANLLLSRAVSRQKEMAVRSSLGASRLRLLRQMLTESLLLSLVGGALGVLLGWGLITLLPKIKSFTLPSFNKIELSASVLLFAFGLTVVTGVLFGLAPAFQASRPDLFDELKGGAGSSISPGRRRRLMSNGLVVGEIALSMILLICAGLLLKDFARVRGVEIGVRRDGIWTGAIQLPEAIYKTDPQRAAFARQLLEQARGIPGVQVASLSDRLPLEGGSNYYVQIRGKVSQRMSGPLVESHRVTPDYFRTMGIPLLKGRLPTETDTRHAMELDTIRREAWEKGTRLPAAQRNQMVYANVINATMARTLWPGEDPVGQMFAGGGGDENGPWRQVVGVVGDVRQWGLTEKPQPEAYDALYAPERVFLTLHTSVPSSSIAPAVRRALAGIDANLALYRERTIAEVVDDNSRGQRFLSSLVGSFAALAALLAAIGIYGVLSYVVTQRTHEIGIRMSLGATRTRVLGDVLRQGMSLAFAGFALGLVGAFAAGRVMESLLHEVKPRDPVIFAGTAALLAVVTLLACLLPARRAARLDPIRALRYE